The Chloroflexota bacterium genome window below encodes:
- the galT gene encoding galactose-1-phosphate uridylyltransferase, protein MSEIRQNMATKQWVIIASERAKRPEDFADWSRSRPMADVPVYDPECPFCPGNEEGPEMEVLRLPEGESDWQLRVVKNKYPALNLDGQRVRQFDGVHRRISGVGYHEVVIETREHNTSLATQTIEEVSRTFQAFQMRGKEIALDDRIEHIIYFRNHGPHAGTSLVHPHSQIIGLPVVPFNVRSRMEEAQRYFDDTGICVYCAMLKDEVKSGQRVVVENEDYVAFLPYAALSPFHIWILPKEHQFSYLMVSPRAIDTLAEITRDVLGRLYVGLNDPDYNIVLRSAPAKVWYADYLHWYLSLIPRVTQSAGFELGSGMFINTALPEDSAEFLRSVKT, encoded by the coding sequence ATGTCGGAGATTCGACAGAACATGGCGACCAAACAATGGGTCATCATTGCCTCGGAACGAGCCAAGCGCCCGGAGGACTTCGCAGACTGGTCCCGGAGCCGCCCGATGGCCGATGTGCCGGTCTATGATCCGGAATGCCCGTTTTGTCCAGGCAACGAGGAAGGGCCCGAGATGGAGGTCCTGAGATTGCCTGAGGGGGAATCGGATTGGCAGCTTCGCGTGGTCAAAAACAAGTATCCAGCTCTCAATCTGGATGGGCAGCGCGTGCGCCAATTCGATGGCGTACACCGCCGGATTTCGGGTGTGGGTTACCACGAAGTTGTCATCGAGACCAGAGAACACAATACATCGCTGGCAACTCAGACCATCGAAGAGGTGAGCCGGACATTCCAGGCATTCCAGATGCGTGGAAAAGAGATCGCGCTGGATGATCGCATCGAGCACATTATCTACTTTCGAAACCATGGCCCTCATGCCGGCACCTCGCTGGTGCATCCCCATAGCCAGATCATCGGACTTCCTGTCGTGCCATTCAATGTGCGCTCACGAATGGAAGAGGCCCAGCGCTATTTCGATGATACGGGCATTTGCGTCTACTGTGCCATGCTCAAGGATGAGGTAAAGAGCGGCCAACGGGTCGTTGTGGAAAACGAGGATTACGTGGCGTTTTTGCCCTATGCAGCCCTCTCCCCATTTCACATCTGGATCTTGCCAAAAGAGCATCAGTTCAGTTACCTGATGGTCTCACCGCGAGCGATTGATACGCTGGCCGAAATTACGCGGGATGTGCTTGGCCGGCTCTACGTTGGACTGAACGATCCCGATTACAACATCGTGTTGCGGTCCGCGCCTGCCAAAGTCTGGTATGCGGACTACCTTCACTGGTATCTCTCCCTGATTCCTCGTGTTACGCAGTCTGCTGGCTTTGAATTGGGCAGCGGCATGTTTATCAATACAG